From Salinibacterium sp. ZJ450, one genomic window encodes:
- a CDS encoding DNA-directed RNA polymerase subunit beta, whose amino-acid sequence MTEDFHRPTRFPTERFEAYQGGDDPAEIMRVAHDSARALIDRAKHESDDAVIERLIAYTDTNGVDALAELWARSSPTTLPGALWRIYLVRALIRQDAAGVSQLFQRGTEVLRTIDAAVAGAAIPTGPAEIVALADEILRGAFRGDFAIALDRAAAFCRVTGAGATSVADDQEGHNPERSSELTRRALRLSTTAQELTACARLWRSDSLE is encoded by the coding sequence GTGACTGAGGACTTCCACCGGCCGACGCGGTTTCCCACCGAGCGGTTCGAGGCGTACCAGGGCGGCGACGACCCTGCCGAGATCATGCGCGTCGCACACGACTCGGCGCGGGCCTTGATTGACCGGGCCAAGCACGAGAGTGATGACGCGGTGATCGAACGACTGATCGCATATACCGACACCAATGGGGTCGACGCGCTCGCCGAACTATGGGCGCGGTCCAGCCCGACCACGTTGCCCGGCGCTCTGTGGCGGATCTACCTGGTGCGGGCTCTGATCCGGCAGGACGCCGCCGGGGTCAGCCAGCTGTTCCAGCGCGGTACCGAGGTGCTGCGCACCATCGACGCAGCCGTGGCGGGGGCGGCGATCCCGACCGGACCGGCCGAAATCGTGGCGCTAGCCGATGAGATCCTGCGTGGGGCGTTCCGCGGCGACTTCGCGATCGCGCTCGACCGCGCTGCCGCGTTCTGTCGAGTGACCGGTGCCGGCGCGACGAGCGTCGCGGACGACCAGGAAGGGCACAACCCGGAGCGCTCGAGCGAACTCACCCGCCGAGCCCTGCGGTTGTCGACCACCGCGCAGGAACTCACCGCCTGTGCGCGACTGTGGCGGAGCGACTCGCTCGAGTAG
- the lipA gene encoding lipoyl synthase, producing the protein MSVVPGERRMLRIEARNAATPREQKPEWIKTRARMGPEYTAVHELVAASQLHTVCQEAACPNIFECWEDREATFLIGGSQCTRRCDFCQIDTGKPADYDTDEPRRVAASVRTMALRYATVTGVARDDLRDEGAWLHAETVRQIHEQNPGTGVEILATDFSGNPDLLGEVFASRPEVFAHNVETVPRLFKRIRPAFQYERSLGVLSQARDAGLITKSNLILGMGETTAEVHDALKDLFAAGCHIVTLTQYLRPSPRHLPVARWVHPEEFVALKQEAESIGFLGVLAGPLVRSSYRAGRLWAQSMQRAGRPIPDRLAALAEDRGFAQAVG; encoded by the coding sequence ATGAGCGTCGTACCGGGCGAACGCCGGATGCTGCGCATCGAGGCTCGCAACGCCGCGACGCCGCGAGAACAGAAGCCGGAGTGGATCAAGACTCGAGCGCGGATGGGGCCAGAGTACACCGCTGTCCACGAGCTGGTTGCGGCCAGTCAACTGCATACCGTCTGCCAGGAAGCGGCGTGCCCGAACATCTTCGAATGCTGGGAAGACCGCGAGGCGACGTTCCTGATCGGCGGTTCGCAGTGCACACGGCGGTGCGACTTCTGTCAGATCGATACGGGTAAGCCCGCCGACTATGACACGGACGAGCCGCGGCGGGTCGCGGCATCCGTTCGCACGATGGCGCTGCGATATGCGACCGTCACCGGGGTGGCCCGGGATGACTTGCGCGACGAAGGAGCATGGCTGCACGCCGAAACCGTGCGGCAGATCCACGAGCAGAACCCCGGCACCGGAGTGGAAATCCTGGCAACGGACTTCTCGGGCAACCCCGATCTGCTGGGTGAGGTGTTCGCGTCGCGTCCCGAAGTGTTCGCACACAATGTGGAAACGGTGCCCAGACTATTCAAACGAATTCGTCCAGCCTTTCAATACGAACGCTCGCTTGGAGTCCTCAGCCAGGCCCGTGACGCTGGCCTCATCACCAAGTCCAATCTCATCCTCGGCATGGGCGAAACGACCGCCGAAGTCCACGATGCGCTCAAGGACTTGTTCGCCGCCGGATGCCACATCGTCACCCTCACGCAGTACCTTCGGCCCAGTCCGCGTCACCTGCCGGTGGCACGATGGGTGCATCCCGAGGAGTTCGTCGCATTGAAGCAGGAAGCCGAGAGCATCGGGTTCCTCGGCGTTCTCGCTGGCCCACTGGTGCGCTCGTCGTATCGCGCCGGGCGGCTCTGGGCTCAATCGATGCAGCGGGCGGGGCGCCCCATTCCCGACCGGCTGGCTGCGCTTGCCGAAGACCGGGGTTTCGCGCAAGCGGTCGGCTGA
- a CDS encoding NUDIX hydrolase, with amino-acid sequence MCWKISEGKVKILLVHRTQHKDVSLPKGKLDPGETLPQCAVREIAEETGLAITLGAPLGTVEYTMPNGRSKIVHYWQAEVGQLAIANSTFVSNDEIEALQWVSLKRARRILSYAHDVELVERFAERLERGRARTFAIIAVRHGKATPPEQWDGPDATRPLIPKGCEQARGIAAGIAAYRPVKLITSNATRCVDTITPTAELLGMPVKETETISQDAYQSGNDAVQKVVRKRLAHQRTAVLCSHGPVLPELIGEIAHVTGTPIDAELRRATMLATGEFSVLHVSLEHPEGGLVAVETHGPAL; translated from the coding sequence GTGTGTTGGAAAATCTCCGAGGGCAAGGTGAAGATCCTGCTCGTGCACCGCACGCAGCACAAGGATGTCTCGCTGCCCAAGGGCAAGCTCGACCCCGGCGAGACGCTGCCGCAGTGCGCGGTGCGCGAGATCGCCGAGGAGACCGGGCTGGCGATCACGCTTGGCGCCCCGCTCGGCACCGTGGAGTACACGATGCCGAACGGTCGGTCGAAGATCGTGCACTACTGGCAGGCCGAGGTGGGCCAGTTGGCGATCGCCAACTCCACGTTCGTCTCGAACGACGAGATCGAGGCCCTGCAGTGGGTGTCGCTGAAGCGCGCCAGGCGTATCCTCAGCTACGCGCACGATGTCGAGCTGGTGGAGCGGTTCGCAGAACGGTTGGAGCGCGGGCGCGCCCGCACGTTCGCCATCATCGCGGTGCGACACGGCAAGGCGACGCCCCCGGAACAATGGGATGGTCCGGATGCCACGCGCCCGCTGATCCCGAAGGGTTGCGAGCAGGCACGGGGCATCGCCGCCGGCATCGCCGCATACCGGCCGGTCAAGCTGATCACGTCGAACGCCACCCGGTGCGTGGACACCATCACGCCGACCGCCGAGTTGCTCGGTATGCCGGTGAAAGAGACCGAGACCATCAGCCAGGACGCCTACCAGTCGGGCAACGACGCGGTGCAGAAGGTCGTGCGCAAACGGCTGGCACACCAGAGGACCGCGGTGCTCTGCAGCCACGGGCCGGTGCTGCCCGAGCTGATCGGCGAGATCGCGCACGTCACCGGCACCCCGATCGACGCGGAGCTGAGGCGGGCGACGATGCTCGCCACCGGCGAGTTCAGCGTCTTGCATGTGTCTCTGGAGCATCCGGAAGGTGGCCTGGTGGCGGTCGAGACCCACGGGCCTGCCCTCTAG
- the pstC gene encoding phosphate ABC transporter permease subunit PstC — translation MTSPTAPPTTTRNRAKQRPGDRIFSGSALTAGALILAILAGVAGFLLLESIPAFTTDPEDIDILAGEPFWSYVVPLIFGTLWSSALALLMAIPVSIGIALFISHYAPRRLAQGLGYIVDLLAAVPSVVFGLWGGSVLAPAVQPLYTWLTENLGWIPLFAPPASGTGRTILTAAIVLAVMVLPIITALCREVFLQTPVLHEEAALALGATRWEMIRTAVLPFGRPGIVSASLLGLGRALGETMAVAMVLSASGGITFALLTSSNPGTIAANIALRFPEAFGTNINLLIATGLILFAITLVVNTIARWILSRRKEFSGAN, via the coding sequence ATGACCTCGCCTACGGCACCGCCCACTACAACTCGAAATCGGGCGAAGCAACGGCCCGGCGACCGCATCTTCTCTGGTTCAGCCCTCACCGCCGGCGCTCTGATCCTCGCGATCCTCGCCGGTGTCGCCGGCTTCCTGCTCCTCGAGAGCATCCCCGCCTTCACCACCGACCCCGAAGACATCGACATCCTCGCGGGTGAACCCTTCTGGTCGTACGTTGTCCCTCTCATCTTCGGCACCCTCTGGTCGTCGGCCCTCGCGCTGCTGATGGCCATCCCGGTGTCAATCGGTATTGCCCTCTTCATCTCGCACTACGCACCGCGTCGGCTGGCCCAGGGCCTCGGCTACATCGTCGACCTGCTCGCAGCCGTTCCTTCGGTCGTCTTCGGCCTGTGGGGCGGCAGCGTCCTGGCACCTGCCGTGCAGCCCCTCTACACCTGGCTGACCGAGAACCTCGGCTGGATTCCGTTGTTCGCCCCGCCGGCATCCGGCACCGGTCGCACGATCCTCACCGCCGCCATCGTGCTCGCCGTGATGGTGTTGCCAATCATTACCGCGCTCTGCCGCGAAGTGTTCCTGCAGACTCCGGTGCTGCACGAGGAGGCCGCACTGGCCCTCGGTGCAACGCGCTGGGAAATGATCCGCACCGCGGTGCTGCCCTTCGGCCGCCCCGGAATCGTGTCCGCGTCGCTGCTCGGCCTCGGCCGCGCCCTCGGCGAGACGATGGCCGTCGCCATGGTGCTGTCCGCATCCGGCGGAATCACCTTCGCGCTGCTCACGTCGTCGAACCCGGGAACCATCGCCGCGAACATCGCGCTGCGCTTCCCCGAGGCGTTCGGCACCAACATCAACCTGCTGATCGCCACCGGCCTGATCCTGTTCGCCATCACCCTTGTGGTGAACACGATCGCGCGCTGGATCCTCAGCCGCCGCAAAGAATTCTCCGGAGCGAACTAA
- the pstB gene encoding phosphate ABC transporter ATP-binding protein PstB, protein MSKRIEVNDLDVYYSKFKAVEGVTLNIEPRSVTAFIGPSGCGKSTFLRTLNRMHEVIPGAYVDGEVLIDGNNLYDSGVDPVLVRRQVGMVFQRPNPFPTMSIRENVLAGVKLNNHRMSKPDADDLVEKALRGANLWNEVKDRLEKPGSGISGGQQQRLCIARAIAVQPEVILMDEPCSALDPISTLAIEDLIEEMKTEYTIVIVTHNMQQASRVSDKTAFFNIAGTGKPGKLIEYDETAKMFSNPAVQATEDYVSGKFG, encoded by the coding sequence GTGTCAAAACGCATCGAAGTCAACGACCTTGACGTCTACTACAGCAAGTTCAAAGCCGTCGAAGGGGTCACCCTCAACATCGAGCCGCGCAGCGTCACCGCGTTCATCGGCCCGTCGGGCTGCGGCAAGTCGACGTTCCTGCGCACGCTGAACCGCATGCACGAGGTCATCCCCGGCGCATACGTCGACGGTGAGGTGCTGATCGACGGCAACAACCTGTACGACTCGGGTGTCGACCCTGTGCTCGTGCGCCGCCAGGTGGGCATGGTGTTCCAGCGCCCGAACCCGTTCCCCACGATGTCGATCCGTGAGAACGTGCTGGCCGGCGTGAAGCTCAACAACCATCGGATGTCTAAGCCAGACGCCGACGACCTGGTGGAGAAGGCACTGCGCGGCGCGAACCTCTGGAACGAGGTCAAGGACCGCCTCGAGAAGCCGGGTTCCGGTATCTCCGGTGGACAGCAGCAGCGTCTCTGCATCGCGCGCGCCATCGCCGTGCAGCCTGAGGTGATCCTGATGGATGAGCCCTGCTCCGCCCTCGACCCGATCTCCACGCTGGCGATCGAGGACCTCATCGAAGAGATGAAGACCGAGTACACGATCGTGATCGTGACCCACAACATGCAGCAGGCCTCGCGTGTGTCGGACAAGACCGCGTTCTTCAACATCGCCGGCACCGGCAAGCCCGGCAAGCTGATCGAGTACGACGAGACGGCCAAGATGTTCTCGAACCCGGCCGTGCAGGCCACCGAGGACTACGTCTCCGGTAAGTTCGGATAA
- a CDS encoding RNA degradosome polyphosphate kinase: MDSETYVRGTAEATDQLDDDYDEEAYAVEAGNLPADRFIDRELSWLAFNQRVLELAEDPNVPLLERANFLAIFASNLDEFFMVRVAGLKRRIATGIAVPTNIGTPPTEVLANMSEKAHELQERHAVAFRDVVKPALDEAGIHIETWNDLNEVDRAALDQSFAERIFPVLMPLAVDPAHPFPYISGLSLNLSIRVRNPKTSRVEFARLKVPGMLPRFVRLPDDGSGRLRFIPIEDLIANHLGDLFPGMEILEHHEFRVTRNEDLEVDEDESENLIQALEKELLRRRFGPPVRLEITDDMDEVTLRLLMQELDITEQEVYRLPGPLDLAGLFEATRIDRPKLKYPKHVPTTAVQFQPYEPSAPIDVFRAIARRDVLVHHPYESFATSVQAFLEQAAADPHVLAIKQTLYRTSGDSPIVEALIDAAQSGKAVLALVEVKARFDEQANITWARKLEKAGVHVVYGLVGLKTHCKLALVVRQEKNGRLKHYSHIGTGNYNPKTSRIYEDLGLFTADDEVGKDVTRLFNELSGYAIEKKFKRLLVAPLHLRKGLLKRIRTEEKNALDGKPSGIRIKLNSIVDEAIIDALYRASNAGVPIDLWVRGICGLRPGVPGLSENIRVRSVLGRYLEHSRVFSFENNGDPQIYIGSADMMHRNLDRRVEALVRLTDPAHLVEINDMFELAVAETTESWWLDSEGEWTRHARTDSDEKLEHVQDVLMQRISARRRGPKR; this comes from the coding sequence ATGGACAGCGAGACCTACGTTCGCGGTACTGCCGAGGCAACCGACCAGCTCGACGATGACTACGACGAAGAGGCATATGCGGTCGAGGCGGGCAATCTCCCGGCCGATCGGTTCATCGACCGCGAACTGAGCTGGCTCGCGTTCAACCAGCGGGTGCTGGAACTGGCCGAAGACCCGAATGTGCCGCTGCTGGAGCGCGCGAACTTCCTGGCGATCTTCGCCAGCAACCTCGACGAGTTCTTCATGGTGCGCGTCGCCGGGCTGAAGCGCCGCATCGCGACGGGCATCGCCGTGCCCACGAACATCGGCACGCCGCCCACCGAAGTGCTGGCGAATATGTCGGAGAAGGCGCACGAGCTGCAGGAGCGGCACGCCGTCGCGTTCCGCGACGTGGTGAAGCCGGCGCTTGACGAGGCGGGCATCCACATCGAGACGTGGAACGACCTCAACGAGGTCGACCGGGCGGCCCTCGACCAGTCGTTCGCCGAGAGGATCTTCCCGGTGTTGATGCCGCTCGCGGTCGACCCGGCGCATCCGTTCCCGTATATCTCCGGACTGAGCCTGAACCTGTCGATCCGGGTGCGGAACCCCAAGACCAGCCGGGTGGAGTTCGCCCGGCTCAAGGTGCCGGGGATGCTGCCCCGGTTCGTGCGTCTGCCGGATGACGGCAGCGGCCGGTTGCGCTTCATCCCGATCGAGGATCTGATCGCCAACCACCTCGGCGACCTGTTCCCCGGGATGGAAATCCTGGAGCACCATGAATTCCGGGTGACCCGCAACGAAGACCTCGAGGTCGACGAGGACGAGTCGGAGAATCTGATCCAGGCGCTGGAGAAGGAGCTGCTGCGGCGACGCTTCGGTCCGCCGGTTCGTCTGGAGATCACCGACGACATGGATGAGGTGACCCTGCGTCTGCTGATGCAGGAGCTCGACATCACCGAGCAGGAGGTCTACCGCCTGCCTGGCCCGCTGGACCTCGCTGGGCTGTTCGAGGCCACCCGCATCGACCGGCCGAAGCTCAAGTATCCCAAGCATGTGCCCACCACCGCCGTGCAGTTCCAGCCGTACGAGCCGTCGGCGCCGATCGACGTGTTCCGCGCCATCGCCCGCCGCGATGTGCTGGTCCACCACCCGTACGAGTCATTCGCCACCAGCGTGCAGGCGTTCCTGGAGCAGGCAGCCGCTGACCCGCACGTGCTCGCCATCAAGCAGACCCTGTACCGCACGAGCGGTGACAGCCCGATCGTGGAAGCACTGATCGACGCCGCCCAATCGGGCAAGGCGGTGCTCGCGCTGGTCGAGGTGAAGGCCCGGTTCGATGAGCAGGCGAACATCACCTGGGCACGCAAGCTGGAGAAAGCCGGCGTGCACGTGGTCTACGGCCTGGTCGGGCTGAAGACGCACTGCAAGCTGGCGCTGGTCGTGCGCCAGGAGAAGAACGGCCGGCTGAAGCATTACAGCCACATCGGCACCGGCAACTACAACCCGAAGACCAGCCGCATCTACGAAGACCTCGGCCTGTTCACCGCCGACGACGAGGTGGGCAAGGACGTCACCCGGCTGTTCAACGAGCTGTCCGGCTACGCGATCGAGAAGAAGTTCAAGCGTCTGCTGGTGGCCCCGCTGCACCTGCGGAAGGGGCTGCTGAAGCGCATCCGCACCGAGGAGAAGAACGCGCTCGACGGCAAGCCGTCCGGCATCCGGATCAAGCTCAATTCGATCGTCGACGAGGCCATCATCGACGCGCTGTACCGGGCCAGCAACGCCGGGGTTCCAATCGACCTGTGGGTGCGCGGCATCTGCGGGCTGCGCCCGGGAGTGCCGGGACTGAGTGAGAATATCCGCGTGCGCTCGGTGCTCGGCCGCTATCTGGAGCACTCGCGAGTGTTCTCGTTTGAGAACAACGGTGACCCGCAGATCTACATCGGCAGTGCCGACATGATGCACCGCAACCTCGACCGCCGCGTCGAGGCCCTGGTGCGCCTCACTGATCCCGCTCACCTGGTGGAGATCAACGACATGTTCGAGCTGGCCGTGGCAGAGACCACCGAATCCTGGTGGCTGGACTCCGAAGGCGAGTGGACCCGGCACGCGCGCACCGACAGCGACGAGAAGCTCGAGCACGTGCAAGACGTGCTGATGCAGCGGATCTCTGCCCGACGCCGCGGGCCAAAGCGGTGA
- a CDS encoding GYD domain-containing protein yields MTKYFFQGKYVGQGIKGLLQEGGSKRRDAVVEALKSVGGTLDWIYYAFGETDVLGVMDIPDQASAAALSLMINSTGAVSVHLMPLMTPEDIDAATTKTPAYRAPGA; encoded by the coding sequence ATGACCAAGTACTTTTTCCAGGGGAAATACGTGGGTCAGGGGATCAAGGGCCTGTTGCAGGAGGGCGGCTCCAAGCGACGGGACGCCGTCGTCGAGGCGCTCAAGTCCGTCGGCGGAACACTGGACTGGATCTACTACGCCTTCGGCGAGACGGACGTGCTCGGCGTGATGGACATCCCCGACCAGGCCAGCGCCGCAGCACTGTCGCTGATGATCAATTCCACTGGTGCGGTATCGGTGCACCTCATGCCGCTCATGACACCTGAGGACATCGACGCGGCCACGACCAAGACGCCGGCGTACCGGGCACCCGGGGCTTAG
- the lipB gene encoding lipoyl(octanoyl) transferase LipB has protein sequence MIDIRIDGVGSRLVPYADGLAQQYDLHRAVSEGSAPDTVLLLEHEAVYTAGKRTEAHERPVGRIPVVDVDRGGKITWHGPGQLVGYPILRLPQPRDVVAYVRSLEGMLIDVVREFGVDGVRIGGRSGVWVRTGFRDAKLAAVGIRVAADTTMHGFALNCSNDLAPFSAIVPCGISDADVTTLSQLLGRRIDPVDVVEHVAARVDMLQGATA, from the coding sequence GTGATCGATATCCGCATTGACGGCGTCGGCAGCCGGCTGGTGCCGTACGCCGATGGTCTGGCCCAGCAGTATGACCTGCATCGAGCAGTAAGCGAAGGGTCGGCCCCAGACACAGTGCTGTTGCTCGAGCACGAAGCGGTCTACACCGCAGGCAAACGTACCGAGGCGCACGAGCGACCCGTTGGCCGAATTCCGGTTGTGGATGTCGACCGCGGGGGCAAGATCACGTGGCACGGTCCGGGTCAGCTGGTCGGATACCCGATTCTGCGGCTTCCTCAACCCCGCGATGTCGTGGCGTACGTGCGTTCCCTCGAAGGGATGCTGATCGACGTGGTGCGCGAGTTCGGCGTTGACGGGGTGCGGATCGGCGGGCGCTCCGGTGTCTGGGTGCGCACGGGGTTTCGCGACGCGAAGCTCGCGGCGGTCGGCATCCGCGTTGCCGCCGACACCACCATGCACGGCTTCGCCCTGAACTGCAGCAACGACCTCGCTCCGTTCTCAGCGATCGTCCCCTGCGGAATCAGCGACGCCGATGTGACGACTCTCTCGCAACTGCTCGGCCGCCGAATCGACCCGGTCGACGTCGTTGAGCACGTCGCTGCCCGTGTCGACATGCTGCAGGGGGCGACCGCATGA
- a CDS encoding MerR family transcriptional regulator, with amino-acid sequence MRISELSRQSGVSPATIKYYAREHLLPEGDRTGYNQTEYGDDHVARLRLIRALIDTGGLSVADTHRVLAAIDDPQLPLDSTLGIAQQAIPKGATPPSDVALARVHEVMVERGWRVYPENPGIAQAASVLDGYAQIGRDDLGAAITRYAEAADLIADADLRLVADSGSRDRMAETVVVGTVLGDALIAGLRRIAQENASHNRFGAPPPPEQKETRS; translated from the coding sequence ATGCGCATCTCCGAACTCAGCCGCCAGAGCGGGGTCAGTCCCGCCACGATCAAGTACTACGCCCGGGAGCACCTGCTGCCCGAAGGCGATCGAACCGGCTACAACCAGACTGAATACGGCGACGACCACGTCGCGCGCCTCCGCCTGATCCGCGCACTCATCGACACCGGCGGGCTCTCGGTCGCCGACACGCACCGTGTCCTTGCCGCGATCGATGACCCCCAGCTTCCGCTCGATTCAACGCTGGGCATCGCGCAGCAGGCCATTCCGAAAGGCGCGACTCCCCCGTCGGATGTGGCACTCGCCCGGGTGCACGAGGTGATGGTCGAGCGCGGCTGGCGGGTGTACCCGGAGAATCCCGGCATCGCGCAGGCCGCGAGCGTGCTCGACGGCTACGCGCAGATCGGCCGGGACGACCTCGGGGCGGCCATCACGCGCTATGCCGAGGCCGCCGATCTGATCGCCGATGCCGACCTCAGGCTCGTCGCCGACAGCGGAAGCCGCGACCGGATGGCCGAGACCGTCGTGGTCGGCACGGTGCTTGGCGACGCCCTCATCGCCGGGCTGCGACGGATTGCCCAGGAAAACGCGTCCCACAACCGATTCGGTGCTCCGCCACCGCCAGAACAGAAGGAAACCCGCTCATGA
- the pstA gene encoding phosphate ABC transporter permease PstA: MTQTSVAAPTQNAFASGQLPRGTTWMVLGAALVLSFIAFWLLQQGGATEDFNIVGAVFVGAVLYIIAIYVISMLVESRRKAKDRLVTALVTGAFIVALLPLISLVFTVLTNGLARFDIEFFTNSMRNVVGEGGGAVHAIVGTLLMTGTATLISVPIGLLTSIYLVEYGRGPLARAITFFVDVMTGIPSIVAGLFAYSIFALIFGPGTRLGIAGAVALSVLMIPVVVRSSEDMLRLVPNELREAAFALGVPKWLTILKVVLPTSIAGITTGIMLAVARVIGETAPLLVAAGFTNNLNYNMFEGRMQSLPVMVYNQYVSQGTDAQAYLDRAWAGALTLILIVMILNLGGRLIAKIFAPKTGR, encoded by the coding sequence ATGACCCAGACATCCGTCGCCGCTCCCACTCAGAACGCCTTCGCCTCCGGTCAGCTGCCACGCGGCACCACCTGGATGGTGCTCGGGGCCGCGCTGGTGTTGTCCTTCATCGCCTTCTGGTTGCTCCAACAGGGCGGCGCCACTGAGGACTTCAACATCGTCGGCGCCGTGTTCGTCGGCGCCGTGCTGTACATCATCGCGATCTACGTCATCTCGATGCTGGTGGAGAGCAGACGCAAGGCTAAGGACCGGCTGGTCACCGCCCTTGTCACCGGCGCGTTCATCGTCGCGCTGCTACCGCTGATCTCGCTGGTGTTCACGGTGCTGACCAACGGCCTCGCCCGGTTCGACATCGAGTTCTTCACGAACTCGATGCGCAACGTCGTCGGCGAGGGCGGTGGAGCCGTCCACGCCATCGTCGGCACGCTGCTGATGACCGGGACGGCCACTTTGATCTCGGTACCGATCGGCTTACTTACCTCGATCTACCTGGTCGAGTACGGTCGCGGACCGCTCGCCCGGGCCATCACCTTCTTCGTTGACGTGATGACCGGCATCCCCTCGATCGTTGCCGGCCTGTTCGCCTACTCGATCTTCGCGCTCATCTTCGGCCCGGGCACCCGTCTCGGGATCGCCGGTGCCGTCGCCCTGTCGGTGCTGATGATCCCCGTCGTGGTGCGCTCCTCCGAGGACATGCTGCGACTGGTTCCGAACGAACTGCGCGAAGCCGCATTCGCCCTCGGCGTGCCGAAGTGGCTCACCATCCTCAAGGTGGTGCTGCCGACCTCGATCGCCGGTATCACCACGGGAATCATGCTCGCCGTCGCTCGCGTCATCGGCGAGACCGCCCCGCTGCTGGTGGCTGCCGGATTCACCAACAACCTCAACTACAACATGTTCGAAGGCCGGATGCAGTCGCTGCCGGTCATGGTGTACAACCAGTACGTTTCGCAGGGAACCGACGCTCAGGCCTACCTCGATCGTGCCTGGGCAGGAGCCCTGACCCTCATCCTGATCGTGATGATTCTCAACCTTGGCGGCCGCCTCATCGCCAAGATCTTCGCCCCCAAGACGGGCCGCTAG
- a CDS encoding phosphate ABC transporter substrate-binding protein PstS: protein MNIKRYGSIAAIAVAGTMLLASCAANEGNGADAPAASDLTGTLVGGGASSQQAAQEAWVAGFQGLNEGVTVEYDPTGSGTGRDNFIAGANAFTGSDRAFKDEELAADNFAGCVPGTPLVEIPAYISPIAVIFNLEGVDTLNLDAPTIAKIFKGEITTWNDEAIASQNPDAELPAEAITAVHRSDESGTTENFVEYLSAVTPEVWDAEVSGDWAYPGGEAAQGTSGVVDAVTNGNGTIGYADASRAGDLGTVAVKVGEEYVPYSSEAAAAIVDASPFVEGRGETDLAIELDRTTTEAGVYPIVLVSYLIGCAEYEDAANAELVKAYFEYVISEDGQATAEEAAGIAPISSTLFDAASAAVSAIK from the coding sequence GTGAACATCAAGCGTTATGGCAGCATCGCTGCCATTGCTGTCGCAGGCACCATGCTCCTCGCCTCGTGCGCGGCGAACGAAGGCAACGGCGCGGACGCGCCTGCCGCGTCCGACCTCACCGGCACCCTCGTCGGCGGCGGCGCCTCGTCGCAGCAGGCCGCTCAGGAAGCCTGGGTTGCCGGCTTCCAGGGCCTCAATGAGGGCGTGACCGTCGAGTACGACCCCACCGGTTCCGGCACTGGCCGTGACAACTTCATCGCTGGCGCGAACGCCTTCACCGGCTCCGACCGTGCGTTCAAGGACGAGGAACTCGCCGCGGACAACTTCGCCGGCTGCGTGCCCGGCACCCCGCTGGTCGAGATCCCGGCATACATCTCCCCCATCGCCGTCATCTTCAACCTTGAAGGCGTCGACACCCTGAACCTCGACGCGCCGACCATCGCGAAGATCTTCAAGGGCGAGATCACCACCTGGAACGACGAGGCCATCGCGTCCCAGAACCCTGACGCTGAGCTGCCCGCCGAGGCAATCACGGCCGTGCACCGCTCTGACGAGTCGGGCACCACCGAGAACTTCGTCGAGTACCTCTCCGCTGTGACCCCCGAGGTCTGGGACGCAGAGGTTTCTGGCGACTGGGCATACCCCGGTGGCGAAGCTGCACAGGGCACCTCCGGTGTCGTTGACGCAGTGACCAACGGAAACGGCACCATCGGTTACGCCGACGCTTCGCGCGCCGGTGACCTGGGCACCGTTGCAGTCAAGGTCGGCGAAGAGTACGTCCCGTACTCTTCTGAGGCTGCTGCTGCCATCGTCGACGCATCGCCGTTCGTCGAAGGCCGTGGCGAGACCGACCTGGCCATCGAGCTGGACCGCACCACCACCGAGGCTGGCGTCTACCCGATCGTTCTGGTCAGCTACCTGATCGGCTGCGCCGAGTACGAAGACGCTGCCAACGCTGAGCTCGTGAAGGCGTACTTCGAGTACGTCATCAGCGAAGACGGCCAGGCCACCGCTGAGGAAGCCGCCGGCATCGCGCCGATCTCCTCCACGCTGTTCGACGCAGCCTCTGCCGCAGTGAGCGCGATCAAGTAA